In Ovis canadensis isolate MfBH-ARS-UI-01 breed Bighorn chromosome 19, ARS-UI_OviCan_v2, whole genome shotgun sequence, the genomic window GGTATGTAAATTTTGGTTAGGCCAATAAGGAAATTGTTCTGTAACACAGAGCTATGGAATACAAAATTCCTATTCAGCTGTATACAAAACAAAGACTtcagtgaatggatgaataatcCCATAAGGTtttcaaaaataacttttaactGCTTCTGGAACTGAACACTATCTTTAAAAACAATAGAGGGTCTGAAAATTAACTGGGAGGAGAAAAACACAACCAAAAAAATGTgtgtctgtgcctgtgtgtgcctatAAAAATTTAGCTTTATTTTGGTTGTATTTGCTTGTAAAACAACTAACAAAGACATACtttgtttcagaaaaaatatCTTAGTTTAGAATTATGTACAAAGTTAAAATCCCCACATCCCTTCCTCAATTATCTTAATTACCTCTCTTCTTCAAGGATAACTATTAATTTGATAAAAATTACAACAGTCTGTTTTTCATATACatttacaaacacacatatatagtgtGTACATGCATACATATTCATAGGtacacataaatatacatgtaaacaAAAAGAATACTATACCTAGagcttatttgcttatttttttcactaaataatAAATCTTTTATTATCTTCAATAGATACTGCTCTTCTTCATATTTCTTCACTGCTACGTATTCTAACCTTTCTAAATTTCTCTTTTAGGAAAAAGCTCAAAAACAGCATGAAGCGATAGACAAAAGCAATAACAATATGTCccagtatttaaaagaaaaacttaacaGTGAAATCGCTGCACATAAAAGAGAATCACAGGGCAGTGACAATGTCCAAGAAGCAAATAATGATGATGAAGATAATGAAGATGAGGAGGAAGATGAagaagatgatgaagatgatgcagaagatgaaggaaaagaagacagTGAAGAGAGTAATGGGACAAAAAGAGAGGAAGGTGAGGTAAAGCAGCAAATCAGAAATGGTGAGAACACCTGCCAACAGGTAACTAGTAAAGTAACTGAAGAACAGAAAGGCAGACCAGAGGCTCAAgacaaaattgagaaaaaaatatcaaaattggATCCCAAGAAGTTAGCTCTAGATACCAGTTTTTTGAAAGTAAGCGCAAGGCCCTCTGGAAACCAAACGGACCTGGATGGGAGCTTAAGGCGAGTGAGACAAAATGACCCTGACATGAAGGAACTCAACCTGAACAACATTGAAAACATCCCCAAAGAAATGTTGCTGGACTTTGTCAAcgcaatgaagaaaaacaaacacgtCAAAACCTTCAGTTTAGCGAATGTGGGTGCGGATGAGAATGTAGCATTCGCCTTGGCTAACATGTTGCGTGAAAATAGGAGCATTACCACTCTCAACATAGAGTCCAATTTCATCACAGGCAAGGGCATCATGGCCATCATGCGGTGTCTCCAGTTTAACGAGACACTCACCGAACTTCGGTTTCACAATCAGAGACATATGCTGGGCCACCACGCTGAAATGGAAATAGCCAGGCTTTTGAAAGCGAACAACACTCTCCTGAAGATGGGCTACCATTTTGAGCTTCCGGGTCCACGAATGGTGGTAACCAATCTGCTCACCAGGAATCAGGATAGACAAAGGCAGAAAAGGCACGAAGAACAGAAACAGCAGCAGCTCAAAGAGCAGAGGAAGCTAATAGCCATGTTGGAGAACGGGTTGGGGCTGCCCCCTGGGATGTGGGAGATGCTGGGAGGACCAATGCCGGATTCCCGGACGCAGGAGttcctccagcctcctcctcctcgaCCTCCCAACCCCCAAGCAGCCCCCTTCGGTCGACAAAATGAGGTGACGAAAAAGCCATCCCAGCCACCGAAGTACAGGACGGACCCCGACTCCTTCCGCGTGGTGAAGCTGAAGAGGATCCAGCGCAAATCTCGGATGCCGGAAGCCAGAGAGCCACCCGAGAAAACCAATCTCAAAGATGTGATCAAAACGCTCAAACCCGTGCCGAGAAACAGGCCGCCCCCGTTGGTGGAAATTACCCCCCGAGATCAGCTCTTGAACGACATTCGTCACAGTAACATCGCCTATCTTAAACCTGTAAGTAGGAGGAGGGAGAAACGGTGAACACAGGGCCACAGTCAATCTCTCCCAACTCTATTCCCTGTTCGTTTTAACACCAGGACATTCTCACTAATTGTCACTAACTGAGGGAAACCCGTCAGCATTACTGGTAGATCTAAATTATTGGTTATCCTCAAAGACACAATTACAATCTATATGACTGCTGTAACCAGGATACTAACAGCCCACATTTATGAAGCACTTCGTATGGGCCACATCCATTATATGAATTAACTCT contains:
- the LMOD3 gene encoding leiomodin-3 is translated as MSEHSRNSDQEEIDGEIDEDEILANLSPEELKELQSEMEVMAPDPRLPVGMIQKNQTDKPPTGNFDHKSLVDYMYWQKASRRMLEDERVPVTFVPTKEKAQKQHEAIDKSNNNMSQYLKEKLNSEIAAHKRESQGSDNVQEANNDDEDNEDEEEDEEDDEDDAEDEGKEDSEESNGTKREEGEVKQQIRNGENTCQQVTSKVTEEQKGRPEAQDKIEKKISKLDPKKLALDTSFLKVSARPSGNQTDLDGSLRRVRQNDPDMKELNLNNIENIPKEMLLDFVNAMKKNKHVKTFSLANVGADENVAFALANMLRENRSITTLNIESNFITGKGIMAIMRCLQFNETLTELRFHNQRHMLGHHAEMEIARLLKANNTLLKMGYHFELPGPRMVVTNLLTRNQDRQRQKRHEEQKQQQLKEQRKLIAMLENGLGLPPGMWEMLGGPMPDSRTQEFLQPPPPRPPNPQAAPFGRQNEVTKKPSQPPKYRTDPDSFRVVKLKRIQRKSRMPEAREPPEKTNLKDVIKTLKPVPRNRPPPLVEITPRDQLLNDIRHSNIAYLKPVQLPKELA